The following proteins are co-located in the Chaetodon trifascialis isolate fChaTrf1 chromosome 14, fChaTrf1.hap1, whole genome shotgun sequence genome:
- the rtf1 gene encoding RNA polymerase-associated protein RTF1 homolog produces the protein MVNVKKRKGRVVIDSDSEDSASDDNLDQELLSLAKRKRVDSGEQEEPVSKPAASTDSETSDSDDEWTVGGTKGKKKVKQGKGSDKKNATKKKVNKATASGSSDGDSSAESSAPEEGEVSDSESNSSSSSSDSDSSEDEVFRDGYDDDLMGDAEDRARLEQMTEKEREQELFNRIEKREVLKRRFEIKKKLKTAKKKEKEEKKKKQEEEQEKRKLSQVQDTQVVMSHNKERRSKRDEKLDKKSQAMEELKAEREKKKNKTAELLAKRQPLKTSEVYSDDEEEEEEDDDKSSVKSDRSSRSSSYDDDEKEETPPKSQPVSLPDELNRVRLSRHKLERWCHMPFFAKTVTGCFVRIGIGNSSSKPVYRVAEIVDVVETAKVYQLGSTRTNKGLQLRHGGDTRVFRLEFVSNQEFTESEFMKWKEAMIVAGMQVPTLDEITRKEQSIKEALNYKFNDKDIEDIVKEKDRFRKAPPNYAMKKTQLLKDKAMAEESGDGEKVKVIQDELNELEERAEALDRQRTKNISAISYINQRNRSWNIVESEKALVAEGQNSKNQQMDPFTRRQCKPTMVSNARDPSVHAAILAHLNQKYGSGSAADPSSAEKNKLGQPNTKDKDVPKPTTDLSEDLFKVHDFDVKIDLQVPNAEAKSLSVSSNALPVKDGAPRRSLNLEDYKKRRGLI, from the exons ATGGTGAATGTAAAGAAACGGAAAGGTCGGGTCGTGATTGACTCTGACTCTGAAGACAGTGCTAGCGACGATAATCTAGATCAG GAGCTCTTGTCTTTGGCCAAGAGGAAGAGGGTTGACTCAGGTGAGCAAGAAGAACCAGTTAGCAAACCTGCAGCTTCTACAGACTCCGAGACATCTGACAGTGACGATGAG TGGACTGTGGGTGGCACCAAAGGCAAAAAGAAGGTTAAGCAAGGGAAAGGGTCTGACAAGAAGAACGCTACGAAGAAGAAGGTTAATAAAGCAACGGCGTCTGGCAGCTCAGATGGAGACAGTTCAGCAGAGAGCTCTGCACCAGAGGAGG GCGAGGTGTCCGATTCAGAGAGCAACAGTTCGTCCTCCAGCTCCGACTCGGACTCCTCTGAAGACGAGGTGTTCAGGGACGGTTACGACGACGACTTGATGGGAGACGCGGAGGACAGAGCTCGGTTGGAGCAGATGacggagaaggagagagagcaagagctGTTCAACAGAATTGAGAAGCGAGAGGTGCTAAAGAGACG TTTCGAAATTAAGAAGAAGCTGAAGACGgcaaagaagaaggagaaggaggagaagaaaaagaagcaggaggaagagcaagaaAAACGAAAGCTATCTCAGGTTCAAGACACACAAGTG GTCATGTCACACAACAAGGAGCGACGATCCAAACGCGACGAAAAACTTGACAAAAAGTCCCAGGCCATGGAAGAACTCAAAGCCGaacgagagaagaagaaaaacaaaacgg CGGAACTGCTGGCCAAACGGCAGCCCCTGAAGACGAGCGAGGTTTACTCTGAcgacgaggaggaagaggaggaagacgacgACAAGTCGTCAGTCAAGAGTGACCGGAGTTCGCGCTCATCGTCTTATGATGACGACGA aaaagaagaaactcCGCCGAAGTCGCAGCCTGTTTCTCTACCAGATGAGCTCAACAGGGTCCGTCTGTCCAGACACAAGCTGGAGCGCTGGTGCCACATGCCTTTCTTTGCTAAGACTGTGACTGGCTGCTTTGTGAGGATAGGGATTGggaacagcagcagtaaacCAGTTTATAGG GTTGCTGAAATTGTGGATGTGGTAGAGACGGCGAAGGTTTACCAACTGGGATCAACACGAACAAACAAGGGATTACAGTTAAG GCACGGCGGTGACACGCGGGTGTTCAGGCTCGAGTTCGTATCAAATCAGGAGTTTACAGAAAGCGAGTTCATGAAGTGGAAAGAGGCG ATGATTGTTGCTGGAATGCAAGTACCGACTCTGGATGAAATCACCCGGAAGGAGCAGTCCATCAAAGAAGCTCTGAACTACAAGTTCAACGATAAAGACATCGAGGAT attGTTAAAGAGAAAGACCGATTCCGAAAAGCGCCTCCGAATTACGCCATGAAGAAAACGCAGTTACTGAAAGATAAG GCCATGGCAGAAGAGAGCGGAGATGGCGAAAAAGTGAAAGTGATCCAGGATGAGCTGAATGAGCTGGAGGAAAGGGCAGAAGCACTTGACAGACAGAGGACCAAGAACATCTCTGCAATCAG CTACATCAATCAGAGGAACAGAAGCTGGAACATCGTTGAATCTGAGAAGGCTCTTGTG GCTGAAGGACAGAATTCCAAAAACCAACAAATGGACCCTTTCACACGGAGACAGTGCAAACCCACGATGGTGTCTAAT GCCAGAGACCCGTCAGTCCACGCAGCTATTCTTGCTCACCTGAATCAGAAGTACGGCTCGGGGTCAGCGGCAGATCCTTCCAGCGCAGAGAAGAACAAACTG GGTCAACCAAACACGAAAGACAAAGATGTCCCCAAGCCAACCACTGACCTCTCAGAGGACTTGTTTAAAGTCCACGATTTTGACGTTAAGATTGACCTACAGGTTCCCAATGCAG AAGCGAAGTCACTGTCCGTGAGCTCCAATGCGCTGCCGGTGAAGGACGGCGCCCCCCGGAGGTCCCTCAACCTGGAAGACTacaagaagaggagggggctgaTCTGA
- the ndufaf1 gene encoding complex I intermediate-associated protein 30, mitochondrial: protein MSPPNIMRLPSARLLSSVLQRQQLLLSPVTPLTVPTRAVIQGEYRRPGKPKEVKFPWQRINFDLSKGLEGIKKHFNLLTKEISDPLIGPGGKPIVEHMLEQNRVIWEFRGQECLKQWTLSSDHEIGGQSEVYLKLGKNNNTCFLYGTLNCAPPRDGETRYSGYCTMRSQQPLAAFDRKTHHDWSGFNTLHLRVRGDGRPWMITLATETYFSHQKDDVYCYFLYTRGGPYWQDVKIPFSKFFLTHRGRIQDDQHPVWLDKVNTIGFTLGDKAEGPFQLEIDFIGICKDYAHTEDFAYEVYKRNPEV from the exons ATGTCTCCGCCGAACATCATGCGTCTCCCCTCAGCGAGGCTGCTGAGCTCCGTCCTCCAGcgccagcagctgctcctctccccCGTCACTCCTCTCACTGTGCCCACAAGAGCTGTGATTCAGGGCGAATACAGACGACCCGGCAAGCCCAAAGAAGTCAAGTTCCCATGGCAGAGGATTAATTTCGACCTCTCCAAGGGGCTGGAGGGGATAAAGAAGCATTTCAATCTGCTGACAAAGGAGATTTCTGACCCCTTGATTGGCCCAGGGGGCAAACCGATCGTTGAGCACATGCTGGAGCAGAACCGAGTGATATGGGAGTTCAGAGGCCAAGAGTGCCTGAAGCAGTGGACGCTGTCCTCAGACCATGAGATAGGAGGACAAAGCGAGGTTTACCTGAAGCTTGGCAAAAACAATAACACCTGTTTCCTGTACGGGACTCTGAACTGTGCTCCTCCGCGGGACGGAGAAACACGCTACAGTGGTTACTGCACCATGCGCTCACAGCAGCCGCTG GCTGCATTTGATAGAAAAACACACCACGACTGGTCTGGTTTCAACACCCTGCACTTGCGCGTGCGTGGCGATGGCCGCCCGTGGATGATCACCCTTGCAACCGAAACGTACTTCTCTCACCAGAAAGATGACGTGTACTGTTATTTCCTGTACACCAGGGGAGGACCCTACTGGCAAGATGTCAAG ATACCTTTCTCCAAGTTCTTCCTGACACATCGCGGGAGGATTCAGGACGATCAGCATCCTGTCTGGCTGGACAAG GTAAACACCATTGGATTTACCTTGGGGGATAAAGCTGAAGGTCCCTTCCAGCTGGAGATCGACTTCATTGGCATCTGCAAAGATTACGCACACACTGAGGATTTCGCCTACGAGGTGTACAAGAGGAATCCTGAAGTCTGA
- the nusap1 gene encoding nucleolar and spindle-associated protein 1: protein MDLDSMKYAELRSIAKELGLKANMKADKLLKAIKQHYHQETNKEEDGQGQERDVTAVQDDDNATQDNTEGNTEASCQEAVSSPAVFVNTRRGKRNGAKRKMSDPESVTACDAKLPPSAAEGDASRGAKKRKVSSHQSGAEAAGGGQQPDVKDEAPAAGDAEKALKVAKAGKIPRYQGLNLKNKALKPVTPNFKKLHEAHFNKMESIDSYIQRKTKQMETYRSSVKELKNLSDKTKLQQADSKPQVKASRASMFSPVPVDKRAAEDKRRHTLLSASKAPPNKPAGKEVVPFRPSVLSTRRINVRFSEATHDNEFKRSTVKTPARMSPCVTSSTPQKQIADGAKPNSVKTPSLFVTKALGPFIFTGNTSMSATPGTQKKSTFDLKASLSRPLSYKPHTGKLKPFGETKENTAEKKPLTAVGSHQKNYKQHQVQTRGHRRAKHMEDRKQKKESLLGARRGLVMM from the exons ATGGATTTGGACTCCATGAAATATGCAGAGTTGCGAAGCATCGCCAAGGAGCTCGGCCTTAAAGCAAATATGAAG GCCGACAAACTCCTGAAAGCCATCAAGCAGCATTATCATCAAGAAACGAACAAGGAGGAGGACGGGCAG GGACAAGAGAGGGATGTCACTGCAGTCCAAGATGACGACAATGCGACCCAAGACAATACTGAGGGAAATACAGAGGCTTCTTGTCAGGAAGCAGTTTCCAGCCCCGCTGTGTTTGTCAACACACGTCGAGGAAAACGAAACGGTGCCAAGAGAAAGATGTCTGATCCTGAATCAGTGACTGCGTGTGACGCCAAGTTACCTCCAAGTGCTGCAGAG GGCGATGCATCCCGTGGTGCCAAGAAGAGAAAAGTGTCCTCTCATCAAAGTGGAGCCGAGGCCGCTGGCGGTGGACAGCAGCCTGACGTTAAGGATGAAGCACCTGCGGCTGGAGATGCAG aAAAAGCCCTGAAAGTGGCCAAAGCTGGTAAAATCCCTCGTTACCAAGGGCTCAATCTCAAGAACAAGGCGTTGAAGCCCGTCACTCCCA ACTTCAAAAAGCTCCACGAGGCACATTTTAACAAGATGGAGTCGATTGACTCGTACATCCAGCGGAAGACCAAGCAGATGGAGACTTACAGGAGTTCAGTTAAAGAACTGAAG AATCTTTCAGACAAAACTAAACTGCAGCAAGCTGACAGCAAACCTCAAGTG AAGGCAAGTCGTGCTTCCATGTTCAGCCCCGTCCCGGTGGATAAGAGAGCGGCGGAGGACAAGCGCAGACACACTTTGCTGTCGGCCAGCAAAGCTCCTCCGAACAAACCTGCAGGGAAGGAAGTCGTTCCGTTCAGACCGTCTGTCCTCTCCACTCGCAGGATCAACGTTCG GTTCTCAGAAGCCACGCATGACAACGAGTTCAAGAGGTCCACGGTGAAGACGCCAGCGCGCATGTCGCCCTGCGTGACCTCGAGCACCCCACAAAAACAGATCGCTGATGGAGCAAAGCCCAACAGTGTCAAGACCCCATCTCTCTTTGTCACAAAAGCTCTGG GACCGTTCATCTTCACCGGCAACACGAGTATGTCAGCAACCCCCGGAACGCAAAAGAAGTCAACCTTTGATCTGAAGGCGAGTCTGTCTCGTCCCCTCTCCTACAAGCCTCACACAG GTAAACTGAAGCCGTTTGGAGAGACCAAAGAAAACACGGCAGAAAAGAAGCCGCTGACCGCCGTCGGCTCGCATCAGAAGAATTACAAACAGCACCAGGTCCAGACAAG GGGCCATAGGAGGGCAAAACACatggaggacaggaagcagaagaaGGAGAGTTTGCTCGGAGCAAGAAGAGGCCTTGTCATGATGTAA